The Cuculus canorus isolate bCucCan1 chromosome 16, bCucCan1.pri, whole genome shotgun sequence genome includes a region encoding these proteins:
- the NPBWR2 gene encoding neuropeptides B/W receptor type 2: MGNSSLWDDLNSTCSNAGNSCYLDNTMRYNLTFQEQAADFYVILPVIYSVICAVGLTGNTAVIYVILKAPKMKTVTNMFILNLAIADDLFTLVLPINIAEHLLHYWPFGEVLCKVILSIDHYNIFSSIYFLTVMSIDRYLVVLATVRSKRMPHRTYRAARIVSLCIWILVTIIVLPFIIFANVYIDDLEIKSCGLNFPKPERFWFKASRIYTLILGFAIPVSTICILYTMMLYKLRNMHLNSNAKALDKAKKKVTIMVFIVLAVCLFCWTPFHLATIVALTTDLPQTSMVIGISYFITSLSYANSCLNPFLYAFLDDSFRKSFRKMLECRTS; the protein is encoded by the coding sequence ATGGGAAACAGCTCTCTTTGGGATGATTTGAACAGCACTTGTAGCAATGCAGGCAACAGCTGCTACCTGGACAACACTATGAGGTACAACTTAACCTTCCAAGAGCAGGCAGCCGATTTCTATGTTATCCTCCCTGTGATTTACTCTGTGATCTGTGCTGTTGGGCTCACAGGCAACACCGCTGTCATCTATGTGATCCTCAAAGCCCCCAAGATGAAGACTGTGACAAACATGTTCATCCTGAACCTCGCTATCGCAGATGACTTGTTCACACTCGTCTTGCCCATTAATATTGCTGAACACCTCCTCCATTACTGGCCCTTTGGAGAAGTCCTCTGCAAAGTTATCTTGTCCATAGACCACTACAATATCTTCTCCAGCATTTATTTCCTGACAGTGATGAGCATAGACAGGTATCTGGTAGTGCTGGCTACAGTCAGGTCCAAGAGGATGCCACACCGCACATACCGAGCAGCCAGGATTGTCAGTTTGTGCATCTGGATCCTAGTCACCATCATAGTTCTCCCTTTCATCATCTTTGCCAACGTCTACATAGATGACCTGGAGATCAAGAGTTGTGGTCTCAATTTCCCCAAGCCCGAAAGGTTTTGGTTCAAAGCCAGCAGGATCTATACCCTTATTCTTGGCTTTGCCATTCCAGTGTCCACCATCTGCATCCTCTACACTATGATGCTCTACAAGCTAAGGAACATGCACTTGAACTCTAATGCTAAAGCCCTGgacaaagccaagaaaaaagtCACTATTATGGTCTTCATAGTCCTAGCGGTGTGTCTCTTCTGTTGGACCCCCTTCCACCTGGCCACCATCGTGGCTTTGACCACTGACTTGCCCCAGACCTCCATGGTCATCGGTATATCCTACTTCATTACCAGCCTAAGCTATGCCAATTCGTGCTTGAATCCTTTCTTGTACGCTTTCCTGGATGACAGCTTTCGGAAAAGTTTCCGGAAGATGCTGGAATGCAGAACTTCCTGA